One part of the Raphanus sativus cultivar WK10039 chromosome 7, ASM80110v3, whole genome shotgun sequence genome encodes these proteins:
- the LOC108816090 gene encoding 17.6 kDa class II heat shock protein, which yields MDFARFPIISILEDMLEVPEEHNEKTRNNPSRAYMRDQKAMAATPADVIEQPDAFAFVVDMPGIKGDEIKVQVESDNVLVVSGERKRENKESEGVKYVRMERRMGKFMRKFQLPENADLEKISAACNDGVLKVTVGKLPPPEPKKPKTIQVQVA from the coding sequence ATGGATTTCGCAAGGTTTCCTATCATCTCAATCCTCGAAGACATGCTCGAAGTCCCCGAAGAGCACAACGAGAAGACCCGCAACAACCCGTCGAGAGCTTACATGCGAGACCAGAAGGCGATGGCTGCTACGCCTGCTGACGTCATCGAGCAGCCTGACGCGTTCGCTTTCGTGGTGGACATGCCGGGAATCAAAGGAGACGAGATCAAGGTTCAGGTCGAGAGCGACAACGTGCTCGTGGTGAGCGGAGAGAGGAAGAGGGAGAACAAGGAGAGCGAGGGAGTTAAGTACGTGAGGATGGAGAGGAGGATGGGGAAGTTTATGAGGAAGTTTCAGTTGCCTGAGAACGCGGATCTGGAGAAGATCTCTGCTGCTTGTAACGACGGTGTGTTGAAAGTGACGGTTGGGAAGCTTCCTCCTCCTGAGCCTAAGAAGCCGAAGACTATTCAGGTCCAGGTCGCTTGA
- the LOC108817987 gene encoding LOW QUALITY PROTEIN: U-box domain-containing protein 51 (The sequence of the model RefSeq protein was modified relative to this genomic sequence to represent the inferred CDS: deleted 1 base in 1 codon), which yields MKAASSAVSRKGIDDEEKEEEEEEVCNVFDGEVDSQTQTKRSHDDSKNNLKGFFTSLLLMEEESQKKSQEAASRREMSQLQSNYRKRARTMSDFYSDLADHYADAEESGDIDRKKSRASRAAVAVASVSAAEAESSEITGSVHGTGTGQQRRLWVKDRSRAWWEECNRSDYPEDDFKKAFRMSKSTFELICEELNAAVAKEDTALRNAIPVRQRVAVCVWRLATGEPLRLVSKKFGLGISTCHKLVLEVCKAIKEVLMPKYLQWPDDESLRNVRETYESISGIPNIVGSMYTTHIPIIAPKISVASYFNKRHTERNQKTSYSITIQAVVNPSGVFTDLCIGWPGSMSDDKVLEKSLLYQRANNGGLLKGLWVAGGPGHPLLDWVLVPYTQQNLTWTQHAFNEKMSEVQRVAKEAFGRLKGRWACLQKRTEVKLQDLPTVLGACCVLHNICEIRGERMEPELMVEVVDDEVLPENALRSVNAMKARDTISHNLLHHGLAVRLIKMARYSSEDGHAPANSTVVAIDKDKNSHFAVRWAVDHLFNMINSPNMILVHVRLKSSNHGDDELNQLFIPYRGYCARKGISMMEVILEDTDVARAVLNYVNKNLVSNIVVGSSSSSKNPFARSLKFTKSHDVAASILKSTPDFCSMYVISKGKVQSSRAAQRPITNTLVPPRAPSSTFHLQNLPDPDQDPLPRGQRNSRNATPERYHHHDNGFNTARERRRSAANGSLDFNYDFKQTNNGQRNPVGRGSFSDESDGGGSLMTGSIDLSAHNYDFIGASGSSDESASQSTRDVEAEMKRLKLELRQTMDMYSSACKEALNAKKTANELNMWKKEEARRFEEARSAEEAALAVAEMEKAKCKAAMEAAEKAQRMADLEGQRRKQAEMKARRECQEKDRALNALVQNDVRYRKYTIEEIEEATDRFASNMKVGEGGYGPVYKGTLDHTPVAIKVLRPDAAQGKKQFQQEVEVLSCIRHPHMVLLLGACPEYGCLVYEFMENGSLEDRLFRRGNSPPLSWRKRFQIAAEIATALSFLHQTKPEPLVHRDLKPANILLDRNYVSKISDVGLARLVPASVANNVTQYHMTSAAGTFCYIDPEYQQTGKLTTKSDIYSLGIMLLQIITAKNPMGLAHHVSRAIDKGTFNDMLDPVVPDWPVEEAINFAKLCLKCAELSKKDRPDLGKDIVPELVRLRNLGMDNESDASNIMGKSNSKEKPSSSNSAQSPQIDFEREDQFTYEDRPNIPESHSGDIVSFCHECIHECKLVHKRVFACSNFICLCSPEKLDD from the exons ATGAAAGCCGCCTCCTCCGCCGTTTCCCGGAAAGGAATCGACGAcgaggaaaaagaagaagaagaagaagaagtctgtAATGTCTTCGACGGCGAGGTAGATAGCCAGACTCAGACGAAGAGAAGCCACGACGACAGCAAAAACAACCTCAAGGGATTCTTCACTTCCTTACTCTTGATGGAGGAGGAGAGCCAGAAGAAGAGCCAGGAAGCCGCTTCCCGCCGCGAAATGTCCCAGCTCCAGTCTAACTACCGGAAACGAGCAAGAACCATGTCCGATTTCTACTCCGATCTCGCCGATCACTACGCCGACGCCGAGGAGAGCGGTGACATCGATCGGAAGAAATCACGCGCCTCACGCGCCGCCGTCGCCGTCGCCTCCGTCTCCGCAGCCGAAGCGGAGAGCAGCGAGATAACCGGATCGGTTCACGGTACGGGTACGGGTCAGCAGAGGCGGTTATGGGTCAAGGATCGAAGCCGGGCCTGGTGGGAAGAGTGTAACCGTTCGGATTATCCAGAAGACGATTTCAAAAAAGCGTTTCGGATGTCCAAATCGACGTTTGAGCTGATCTGCGAGGAACTAAACGCCGCGGTCGCGAAAGAAGACACCGCGTTGAGAAACGCGATTCCCGTGCGTCAGCGAGTCGCGGTCTGCGTCTGGAGATTAGCCACGGGGGAGCCGCTACGCCTCGTGTCGAAGAAGTTCGGGTTAGGGATCTCGACCTGCCACAAGCTCGTTCTCGAGGTATGTAAAGCGATCAAAGAAGTTCTGATGCCTAAGTACCTTCAGTGGCCTGACGACGAGTCTCTAAGGAACGTTAGAGAAACGTACGAATCGATTTCGGGTATTCCGAATATCGTTGGGTCCATGTACACGACTCACATTCCGATCATAGCTCCTAAGATCAGTGTAGCTTCTTATTTCAACAAGAGGCATACGGAGAGGAACCAAAAGACTTCGTACTCGATCACGATCCAAGCCGTTGTGAACCCAAGCGGGGTTTTTACTGACTTGTGTATAGGATGGCCCGGGTCAATGTCTGATGATAAGGTGTTAGAGAAGTCATTGTTGTATCAGAGAGCTAACAACGGAGGTCTTTTGAAAGGGTTGTGGGTCGCTGGTGGACCGGGTCACCCGTTGCTAGACTGGGTTTTGGTTCCGTACACGCAGCAGAACTTGACGTGGACGCAGCACGCGTTTAACGAGAAGATGAGTGAGGTGCAGAGAGTGGCTAAAGAAGCGTTTGGGAGGTTAAAAGGACGGTGGGCGTGTCTGCAGAAGCGGACTGAAGTGAAGCTGCAAGATTTGCCTACGGTTTTGGGGGCGTGCTGTGTGCTGCACAACATATGTGAGATCAGAGGGGAGAGGATGGAGCCGGAGCTGATGGTTGAAGTGGTTGATGATGAGGTTTTGCCTGAAAACGCATTGAGATCGGTTAATGCAATGAAGGCGAGAGATACCATCTCACATAATCTATTGCACCATGGACTCGCGG TTCGATTGATA AAAATGGCTCGTTACTCATCGGAAGATGGGCACGCGCCAGCTAACTCGACGGTGGTCGCCATTGACAAAGACAAGAACAGTCATTTCGCTGTTCGTTGGGCCGTGGATCATCTCTTCAACATGATCAACAGCCCCAACATGATTCTTGTCCATGTTCGTCTTAAAAGTTCAAACC ATGGAGACGATGAATTGAATCAGCTTTTTATTCCGTACAGAGGTTATTGCGCGCGAAAAGGG ATTTCAATGATGGAGGTTATTCTAGAAGATACCGACGTTGCGAGAGCAGTACTGAATTACGTTAACAAGAACCTTGTGAGCAACATCGTGGTGGGATCATCATCGTCCTCAAAGAACCCATTCGCTAGATCTCTCAAGTTCACCAAGTCCCACGACGTTGCAGCTTCCATTCTCAAATCAACGCCCGATTTTTGTTCCATGTACGTCATCTCCAAAGGCAAAGTTCAGTCTTCGCGAGCAGCTCAAAGGCCTATCACCAATACGCTTGTCCCACCTCGTGCACCTTCGTCCACATTTCATCTCCAAAATCTACCTGACCCTGACCAAGATCCCTTGCCTAG GGGACAGCGTAATTCAAGAAACGCAACTCCGGAGAGGTATCATCATCATGACAATGGGTTCAATACTGCTAGGGAAAGGCGGAGAAGTGCTGCAAATGGATCGTTGGActttaattatgattttaagCAGACAAATAATGGTCAAAGGAACCCTGTGGGACGTGGTTCGTTTTCTGATGAATCGGATGGTGGTGGGTCCCTCATGACGGGCTCCATTGATCTAAGTGCTCATAATTATGATTTCATTGGTGCATCTGGCTCTTCTGATGAATCAGCTTCACAATCAACT AGAGATGTTGAAGCTGAGATGAAAAGGTTAAAGCTTGAACTCAGGCAAACCATGGACATGTACAGCTCTGCTTGCAAAGAAGCACTTAATGCAAAAAAGacg GCAAATGAGCTTAATATGTGGAAAAAGGAAGAAGCTCGAAGATTCGAGGAAGCTAGGAGTGCTGAAGAGGCAGCCCTGGCTGTTGCGGAGATGGAGAAGGCCAAGTGCAAAGCTGCAATGGAAGCAGCCGAGAAAGCGCAGAGGATGGCTGACCTTGAAGGACAAAGAAGGAAGCAAGCAGAGATGAAAGCAAGAAGAGAGTGTCAGGAGAAAGACcgcgcgcttaatgctttggtACAGAACGATGTCCGGTACAGGAAGTACACCATAGAAGAGATCGAAGAAGCCACTGACAGATTCGCAAGCAACATGAAAGTAGGAGAAGGAGGATACGGACCAGTCTATAAAGGCACGCTAGATCACACTCCTGTCGCTATTAAAGTCTTGAGACCTGATGCTGCTCAAGGAAAGAAACAGTTTCAACAAGAGGTCGAGGTTCTGAGTTGCATCAGACATCCTCACATGGTTCTTCTCCTCGGCGCTTGTCCTGAATACGGGTGCTTGGTGTATGAGTTCATGGAGAATGGGAGCCTAGAGGATAGACTCTTCCGTAGAGGGAACTCGCCGCCTCTTTCTTGGAGGAAAAGGTTCCAAATAGCGGCGGAGATCGCTACTGCACTCTCCTTCCTTCACCAAACAAAGCCAGAGCCTCTTGTTCACCGTGACCTAAAACCTGCCAATATACTCTTAGATAGAAACTATGTGAGCAAGATAAGTGACGTTGGACTAGCTCGGCTAGTCCCTGCGTCGGTGGCTAATAACGTCACGCAATACCACATGACATCTGCAGCAGGAACGTTTTGTTACATAGACCCTGAGTACCAGCAGACAGGGAAGTTAACCACGAAGTCAGACATATATTCGTTAGGGATAATGCTGCTTCAGATCATCACTGCCAAGAATCCGATGGGTCTGGCTCATCATGTGTCGAGGGCGATCGATAAAGGAACTTTCAATGATATGCTTGACCCGGTCGTGCCTGATTGGCCTGTCGAAGAAGCTATAAATTTTGCTAAGTTGTGTCTAAAATGTGCAGAGCTAAGTAAGAAAGATAGACCAGATCTTGGGAAAGATATCGTTCCAGAGCTTGTCAGGTTAAGAAACTTGGGCATGGACAATGAATCAG atgcATCAAATATTATGGGAAAATCTAATTCAAAAGAGAAACCATCTTCTTCCAATTCTGCACAAAGTCCTCAAATTGATTTTGAGAGAGAAGATCAGTTTACATATGAAGATCGTCCGAACATCCCTGAAAGTCATAGTGGAGATATAGTTAGTTTTTGTCATGAATGTATACATGAATGTAAGTTGGTACACAAACGTGTCTTCGCTTGTAGTAATTTTATTTGCCTTTGTTCACCCGAGAAACTTGATGACTAA
- the LOC108817989 gene encoding leucine-rich repeat extensin-like protein 3 — MRRLIIISSIVVMLVASSLSEQTDVLAPFCISECSTCPTICSPPPSKPSPSTSPPPPPSLPSSCPPPPPPLSPPPFITVIHPPPPRFYYFQSTPPPPPLSSDVKGSPPSPPSQPSSPKGQSQGQRSPYPYPYFYFYTASHATPLFSSSFLLSLFVFSLSIFLNGSLV, encoded by the coding sequence ATGCGTCgtctcatcatcatcagcagcaTCGTGGTCATGCTAGTTGCATCATCACTGTCCGAGCAAACAGATGTCCTGGCTCCTTTTTGCATCAGTGAATGCTCCACATGTCCCACCATTTGCTCTCCTCCTCCCTCTAAACCGTCTCCTTCCACATCACCACCTCCGCCTCCGTCACTGCCTTCATCCTGtccaccaccgccaccaccgCTTTCACCTCCACCGTTTATCACAGTCATCCATCCGCCGCCACcaagattttactattttcagtccacaccaccacctccacccCTTTCTTCAGATGTAAAAGGCTCGCCACCATCCCCGCCATCACAGCCTTCGTCGCCGAAGGGACAGTCACAAGGACAACGTTCTCCTTACCCATATCCTTATTTCTATTTCTACACGGCATCGCATGCCActcctctcttttcttcttctttcttgctCTCACTTTTTGTATTTTCTCTATCTATTTTCCTCAACGGTTCGTTAGTGTGA